Proteins found in one Triticum urartu cultivar G1812 chromosome 4, Tu2.1, whole genome shotgun sequence genomic segment:
- the LOC125551168 gene encoding uncharacterized protein LOC125551168: MADSPGLARARDVLRVSADDRARVDALSSAASAYVSAASPHLSPSFFEGFALRRIRVLSVHPGFIHCSYHVPASLTDSSTGCLAAGVVVALVDEIGYAAAISDAQNFKVSVDMSVAFPDLSQARAGDRLSITARVLGHKGAYSGTHVLLTNAVTGNVVAEGRHSVFGNLKKAPLKPAATTSLKSNL, translated from the exons ATGGCTGACTCCCCAGGATTAGCTCGTGCTCGTGACGTCCTGCGCGTGAGCGCCGACGACCGGGCGCGGGTGGACGCACTCTCCTCCGCCGCATCCGCATACGTATCGGCGGCTTCTCCTCATCTGTCGCCGAGCTTCTTCGAGGGGTTCGCGCTGCGCAGGATCCGCGTCCTCAGCGTCCACCCGGGATTCATCCACTGCTCCTACCACGTCCCTGCAAGCCTCACC GACTCTAGCACCGGCTGCCTCGCCGCCGGTGTTGTGGTGGCCCTGGTGGACGAGATCGGCTACGCCGCCGCCATCTCCGACGCCCAAAACTTCAAGGTCTCCGTTGACATGTCCGTCGCCTTCCCCGATCTCTCCCAGGCCCGCGCAGGGGACCGGCTAAGCATAACGGCGAGGGTGCTCGGGCACAAGGGCGCCTACTCCGGCACGCACGTGCTCCTCACCAACGCCGTCACCGGCAATGTCGTCGCCGAGGGCAGGCACTCCGTCTTCGGCAACCTGAAGAAGGCACCACTCAAGCCAGCAGCCACTACTAGTCTTAAAAGCAACTTGTGA